The following coding sequences lie in one Colias croceus chromosome 1, ilColCroc2.1 genomic window:
- the LOC123690841 gene encoding apolipoprotein D-like isoform X1 codes for MWRIFVLLFAAAAHAQIPSLGWCPDYQPMANFNINRFLGNWFEEERYFTVSELGTRCVNTKYEATPEGRIVVSNEITNSLTGMKRVLDGTLQMIGREGEGRMMVKYASLPVPYDTEFSILDTDYDNFAVMWSCSGIGPVHIQNAWILTRERLPPPMIMQSAYGVLDKFKISRTFFVKTNQADCHILPRPAAVPMLDLLKTDDLEGKNAEVIVDKEEKIPKEEIKNEVIVERSAVPEMSEEAKPMQISEPMKDSEMKDDKMDKPMEIKEEMKKPELEMKEKIDKPMQ; via the exons ATGTGGCGTATCTTCGTGCTGTTGTTCGCGGCGGCTGCACACGCGCAAATACCCTCGCTGGGATGGTGCCCGGACTATcag CCGATGGCAAATTTCAACATCAACCGTTTCCTGGGCAACTGGTTCGAAGAAGAGCGGTACTTCACGGTCTCCGAGCTGGGCACACGCTGCGTCAACACCAAGTATGAGGCCACGCCGGAGGGAAGGATCGTGGTGTCCAATGAGATCACTAATTCTTT aaCGGGAATGAAGCGGGTCCTCGACGGCACCCTACAGATGATAGGGCGTGAGGGCGAAGggcgcatgatggtgaaataCGCGTCCCTCCCTGTGCCCTACGACACCGAGTTCAGCATCCTCGACACTGACTACGATAACTTCGCAGTCATGTGGTCCTGCAGTGGCATCGGCCCGGTGCATATTC AAAACGCCTGGATCCTCACCAGAGAGCGTCTGCCACCCCCCATGATCATGCAAAGCGCTTACGGCGTGTTGGACAAATTCAAGATCTCCAGAACATTCTTCGTGAAGACCAACCAGGCTGACTGCCACATCCTGCCCCGGCCTGCCGCTGTGCCCATGCTGGATCTGTTGAAGACTGATGATCTTGAAGGCAAAAACGCTGAAGTGATCGTTGATAAGGAGGAG AAGATCCCAAAAGAAGAAATCAAAAATGAAGTTATTGTAGAGCGATCAGCTGTTCCAGAAATGTCCGAAGAAGCGAAACCCATGCAAATCTCCGAACCAATGAAAGACTCCGAGATGAAGGACGACAAAATGGACAAGCCCATGGAAATTAAAGAAGAAATGAAGAAACCAGAATTAGAAATGAAAGAGAAAATAGACAAGCCAATGCAATAA
- the LOC123690841 gene encoding apolipoprotein D-like isoform X2: MWRIFVLLFAAAAHAQIPSLGWCPDYQPMANFNINRFLGNWFEEERYFTVSELGTRCVNTKYEATPEGRIVVSNEITNSLTGMKRVLDGTLQMIGREGEGRMMVKYASLPVPYDTEFSILDTDYDNFAVMWSCSGIGPVHIQNAWILTRERLPPPMIMQSAYGVLDKFKISRTFFVKTNQADCHILPRPAAVPMLDLLKTDDLEGKNAEVIVDKEEIPKEEIKNEVIVERSAVPEMSEEAKPMQISEPMKDSEMKDDKMDKPMEIKEEMKKPELEMKEKIDKPMQ; the protein is encoded by the exons ATGTGGCGTATCTTCGTGCTGTTGTTCGCGGCGGCTGCACACGCGCAAATACCCTCGCTGGGATGGTGCCCGGACTATcag CCGATGGCAAATTTCAACATCAACCGTTTCCTGGGCAACTGGTTCGAAGAAGAGCGGTACTTCACGGTCTCCGAGCTGGGCACACGCTGCGTCAACACCAAGTATGAGGCCACGCCGGAGGGAAGGATCGTGGTGTCCAATGAGATCACTAATTCTTT aaCGGGAATGAAGCGGGTCCTCGACGGCACCCTACAGATGATAGGGCGTGAGGGCGAAGggcgcatgatggtgaaataCGCGTCCCTCCCTGTGCCCTACGACACCGAGTTCAGCATCCTCGACACTGACTACGATAACTTCGCAGTCATGTGGTCCTGCAGTGGCATCGGCCCGGTGCATATTC AAAACGCCTGGATCCTCACCAGAGAGCGTCTGCCACCCCCCATGATCATGCAAAGCGCTTACGGCGTGTTGGACAAATTCAAGATCTCCAGAACATTCTTCGTGAAGACCAACCAGGCTGACTGCCACATCCTGCCCCGGCCTGCCGCTGTGCCCATGCTGGATCTGTTGAAGACTGATGATCTTGAAGGCAAAAACGCTGAAGTGATCGTTGATAAGGAGGAG ATCCCAAAAGAAGAAATCAAAAATGAAGTTATTGTAGAGCGATCAGCTGTTCCAGAAATGTCCGAAGAAGCGAAACCCATGCAAATCTCCGAACCAATGAAAGACTCCGAGATGAAGGACGACAAAATGGACAAGCCCATGGAAATTAAAGAAGAAATGAAGAAACCAGAATTAGAAATGAAAGAGAAAATAGACAAGCCAATGCAATAA